One window of Aegilops tauschii subsp. strangulata cultivar AL8/78 unplaced genomic scaffold, Aet v6.0 ptg000500l_obj, whole genome shotgun sequence genomic DNA carries:
- the LOC141031176 gene encoding LEAF RUST 10 DISEASE-RESISTANCEUS RECEPTOR-LIKE PROTEIN KINASE-like 2.3: MMLPGHALCRAEQGLFEDAPRKLLFNFLVVILALEFINKADLIAKTSALKADTHTPIMSASQEWSSVRPMVSQTKVVTSIAMSQHRQKKPYSSPSALSSVHSPISAPSYSSISGASELSFDSLDLFDPSMQHNRRSAEEVPAHVDADLPDAASNTSTAPSGVVQPPLSPYDGCCAPNMVQRRGSENCHCVYPVRVVLFLHNVSLNSNWSNEFLEELASHLNLRVTQFEIVNFYVVGTSGLNMTMDIAPHTGNSFSSEQVTAMNYSLSLHTIRINPVLIGDYNLLDLVWFRPLAPAPDAIAGSSSVLMLLFAFWLGYRKYGSKRKSKERAKIESILQKNGTVHLKRYTYAQVKRITRSFAEKLGQGGFGAVYRGDLFDGRQIAVKILKDYKTDGEDFINEVASISRTSHVNVLNLLGFCLEGSKRALIYDYMPNGSLEKYAFKDGSKGGNTLGWEKLFDIAVGIARGLEYLHRGCNTRMVHFDIKPHNILLDQNFCPKISDFGLAKQCLNKESVISIGGARGTIGYIAPEIYSKQFGTVSTKSDGYSYGMMVLEMVGARDKNISQNSESTSQYFPQWIYEHLDEYCLSASEINGGTSEIVRKMIVVGRCIQLSPTDRPTMTRVVEMLEGSTTNIELPPTVLLS, encoded by the exons ATGATGCTGCCCGGGCATGCCTTGTGCCGCGCTGAACAAG GACTGTTTGAAGATGCTCCAAGGAAACTTTTATTTAATTTCTTGGTCGTTATATTGGCTCTGGAATTTATCAATAAGGCTGATTTGATTGCCAAAACATCGGCTCTAAAGGCTGACACTCACACTCCTATTATGTCTGCTTCACAAGAATGGAGTTCAGTTCGGCCCATGGTATCCCAAACCAAAGTTGTCACAAGTATTGCAATGAGTCAGCATAGACAAAAGAAGCCATATTCATCACCATCAGCTCTATCATCTGTGCACTCTCCTATCTCTGCGCCGAGCTATAGCTCCATCTCGGGTGCTTCTGAACTCTCTTTTGATTCACTGGACCTGTTCGATCCTTCGATGCAGCACAACAGGCGCTCAGCAGAAGAGGTTCCTGCTCATGTGGATGCTGACCTCCCTGATGCAGCTTCGAATACTAGTACAGCTCCTTCTGGAGTGGTGCAGCCCCCACTATCTCCATACGATG GCTGTTGTGCTCCGAACATGGTACAGAGACGAGGTAGCGAGAACTGCCATTGTGTTTACCCGGTAAGAGTTGTGCTCTTTCTTCACAATGTTTCCTTGAATTCAAATTGGAGCAACGAATTTCTTGAGGAGCTTGCGTCACATCTCAACTTGCGGGTTACTCAGTTTGAGATTGTAAATTTCTATGTTGTTGGAACTTCTGGGCTAAATATGACAATGGACATAGCTCCCCACACTGGAAATAGCTTCTCATCCGAACAAGTTACTGCGATGAATTATTCTCTTAGCCTGCATACAATTCGGATCAATCCAGTACTGATTGGGGACTACAATCTTCTTGATCTAGTGTGGTTCAGGCCATTGGCTCCAGCTCCTG ATGCAATAGCAGGCAGCTCGAGCGTACTTATGCTTCTTTTTGCATTTTGGTTGGGCTACAGGAAGTACGGATCCAAAAGGAAATCAAAGGAGAGAGCAAAGATTGAGTCCATCCTACAAAAGAATGGAACTGTCCATTTGAAACGGTACACTTATGCCCAAGTGAAAAGAATAACGAGATCTTTTGCTGAAAAGCTAGGTCAAGGTGGATTTGGTGCTGTTTACAGAGGCGACCTCTTTGATGGTCGTCAGATAGCAGTCAAAATACTCAAGGACTACAAGACTGATGGGGAGGATTTCATCAATGAGGTAGCTAGCATTAGTAGAACTTCTCACGTTAACGTTCTTAATCTCTTAGGATTTTGCTTGGAAGGATCTAAAAGGGCATTAATTTATGACTATATGCCTAATGGTTCACTTGAAAAGTATGCCTTCAAGGATGGCTCTAAAGGTGGAAATACTTTAGGTTGGGAAAAATTATTTGATATAGCAGTGGGCATTGCTCGAGGACTTGAATATCTCCACAGAGGATGCAATACCCGCATGGTGCATTTTGATATCAAGCCCCACAACATTCTATTGGATCAAAATTTCTGTCCAAAGATTTCTGATTTTGGACTAGCCAAGCAGTGCCTCAATAAAGAAAGTGTTATTTCCATTGGTGGTGCAAGAGGAACAATAGGCTATATAGCCCCCGAGATTTATTCGAAGCAATTTGGAACAGTAAGTACTAAGTCTGATGGTTACAGTTATGGAATGATGGTTCTTGAGATGGTTGGGGCAAGGGACAAGAATATCAGCCAAAATAGTGAATCTACCAGCCAATATTTCCCACAATGGATTTATGAACATTTAGATGAATATTGTCTTAGTGCTTCCGAGATAAATGGAGGGACCTCAGAGATTGTAAGGAAGATGATAGTGGTAGGGAGGTGCATACAGTTGAGTCCTACAGATCGTCCAACAATGACTAGAGTTGTCGAGATGCTTGAAGGGAGCACAACTAACATCGAATTGCCACCAACGGTGCTCTTGAGTTGA